The following nucleotide sequence is from Deltaproteobacteria bacterium.
CACTCCGTGATGCGAAGCCCACAAGCACTGCCAGCATGACCGCGATGGTGAACGCAAGGCTCCTACATGGTTTGACCTTCATCGGCTCTTCCATGGGTCCCCTCCTGTTAGCCATCAAGCCGAATCCTTCCAGAGCTGACTGATGGTGGAGTCAGTCCCTCTACCGGTTCCGACTCTATTTCCAGCCCTATCGGGACCGTTCATCGCTTAGCCGCCGGTAGGGTGCGGTGTCCTTGAGCGTGGCGTTCTGTGTCGCGTAATCCCAAGGCGTCTTGCCCACCTTGTCCTTCGCCGTGGGGTCCGCTCCGACGGCGAGCAATGCCTCCACGACGGAGGGCGTCTTGCTGAACCATGCCGCCAGATGCAGAGGCGTCCACCCGCCTCGCTCGTCGCGTGCGTTCACGTCGGCGCCGGCCCCGGCGAGGGCGGTCACAAGGGCTGCCTTCTCCCCTTGCGCCGCGTAGTGAAGAGGCGTGCGCCCGTTCGCGCTACGGGCGTTGGCGTCTCTTGTCTTGAGACAGCGGATGAGGTCCGGAAGTTTGGCGTCCCTGAAGAAGGACGGTGTGTTCCAAGTTTCGCACGAAACCTGCGTCCGGGCAGGCCGTCGCTCAACATCTCGTCTCTGGGCAGCGGTCTTGGTCTTCTTCGGAACAGCGAATTCCCTCAAAACCGCGACCACGGCGGGAGTCTTGCTGAACTTCTCGCCGAGTTCCAGGGCGGCCCTTCCCCGCTTGTCTTGCACGGTCAAATCCGCCCCGGCCCTTACGAGCGCTGCCACGACCTTGGCCTCTTTGCTGAACAGCGCCGCCGTGTGCAGCGGCGTGCGGCCTTTCTCATCCCGGGCATTCAGGTCAGCTCCCGCCTTTGCGATTGCGGCCACGACCTCGGGCACCTTGCCGAGTTTTGCGACCATGTGTAAGGGCGTCTCTCCAGCTTGGTTGCGCGCGCTGTGGTTGTCCGTGTTGAGGCAACGAGAAACGTCGGCCGCGCCCGCATTCCTGAAGAAACCCGAAGTGTTCCACTTGTCACACGGAACCTGCGCCTTGCGAAGACGTTCCTGAACCTCCGCGGCTCTAACTCTTCTTTCCTCTTCCCTGAAGGCGGCCACGGCCTCGCTGGAGAATGCCATCCGGATTTTCTCGGGGTCGCGGTCGTCATTGGTTCGATACGGACTGTTGGCAACCAGTTGCAGAGGTGTTAGCCCAAGTATATCCTGGGCGTTTGGATCGGCGCCAGATGCCAGAAAGAGCGTGATGACCGCCGGGTTCTCATTCCAAATCGCCGCCTCGTGCAGAGGCGTCTTTCCAAGCCGGTCCCGCGCGTTCAACTCGGCTCCAGCCTTCAGCAGGGC
It contains:
- a CDS encoding ankyrin repeat domain-containing protein, with product MRSCSSIFGVLFICLAVWVSAVSAFADNWCEDFLWTFNPDASDVSRCLQAGADVNARDQFGRTPLHNAADEIEAPAVITTLLNAGADVNASALWTPPGESTITFNRGTPLHIAAGDNQNPEVIRALLRAGADLNARNGLGETPLHEAAGDNQNPEVIRALLRAGADLNARDNTGDTPLHVAANDNQNPEVIRALLRAGADLNARDSLGETPLHIAAGDNQNPEVSRALLKAGAELNARDRLGKTPLHEAAIWNENPAVITLFLASGADPNAQDILGLTPLQLVANSPYRTNDDRDPEKIRMAFSSEAVAAFREEERRVRAAEVQERLRKAQVPCDKWNTSGFFRNAGAADVSRCLNTDNHSARNQAGETPLHMVAKLGKVPEVVAAIAKAGADLNARDEKGRTPLHTAALFSKEAKVVAALVRAGADLTVQDKRGRAALELGEKFSKTPAVVAVLREFAVPKKTKTAAQRRDVERRPARTQVSCETWNTPSFFRDAKLPDLIRCLKTRDANARSANGRTPLHYAAQGEKAALVTALAGAGADVNARDERGGWTPLHLAAWFSKTPSVVEALLAVGADPTAKDKVGKTPWDYATQNATLKDTAPYRRLSDERSR